In Helianthus annuus cultivar XRQ/B chromosome 3, HanXRQr2.0-SUNRISE, whole genome shotgun sequence, a single window of DNA contains:
- the LOC118490372 gene encoding uncharacterized protein LOC118490372 yields MDVRGYPGFTSIQKVTSALRILAYGNTYNINDEYLKMGKKTTRDSVEHFSFDICKLYGKRYLRNPTWNDLQQIYKVHLEKHGIPGMIGSLDCRQWRWYNCPTASRGQHTRGDQKGPTLVLQAVTSYDL; encoded by the exons ATGGATGTGAGAGGATATCCAGGGTTCACCTCAATTCAAAAGGTAACTTCCGCTTTACGTATACTAGCCTACGGAAACACGTAcaacatcaacgacgagtatttgAAGATGGGGAAGAAAACAACACGAGATAGCGTGGAACATTTCAGCTTCG atATATGCAAGTTATATGGAAAACGTTACTTGAGAAATCCCACTTGGAACGACCTTCAACAAATATACAAGGTGCATTTAGAAAAACATGGAATACCTGGCATGATTGGTAGTTTGGATTGTCGTCAATGGCGttggtataattgtccaaccgCATCGCGAGGTCAACATACACGCGGTGACCAAAAAGGACCAACTTTGGTTTTACAAGCGGTTACGTCATACGACCTTTAG